From Sodalis glossinidius str. 'morsitans', the proteins below share one genomic window:
- a CDS encoding sugar phosphate isomerase/epimerase family protein: MQSYRPRGVIGHAAVEIFADDLQIFPGSARDIHRLTEALDLDVVLLQPLRDYVGATLLRRADVNENAQRMLEQMNQLGCRLLLACSRTDAATSPEPQAQMEDLGRLARLVQQHDCAVAFEALAWGTYVNRLSQAWDRVRAVNHPHLGIMLDSFHVLAQGEGALEIMAIPADKLYFIQMADAAARPYPAMPVDKWSRHHRCFPGRGTLAVTAFVVAAQQAGYQDVWSLEIFNDRYRQTAPAAVAAEGFASLWWLERHLPPRGQAGAAVCGG, from the coding sequence GTGCAAAGCTATCGCCCCCGTGGCGTTATCGGGCACGCTGCCGTCGAAATTTTTGCCGACGATTTACAGATTTTCCCCGGAAGCGCGCGGGACATCCACCGCTTGACGGAGGCCTTGGATCTGGACGTGGTGCTACTTCAACCGCTGCGCGATTACGTCGGCGCGACGCTCCTGCGGCGCGCCGACGTAAACGAAAACGCGCAACGAATGCTGGAGCAGATGAACCAGCTCGGCTGTCGGCTATTACTGGCCTGTAGCAGGACCGATGCGGCAACGTCACCCGAACCACAGGCGCAAATGGAGGATCTTGGGCGCCTGGCGAGACTGGTGCAGCAGCATGATTGCGCAGTGGCCTTTGAAGCGCTGGCCTGGGGCACTTATGTTAATCGTCTCAGTCAAGCGTGGGACCGCGTACGCGCCGTCAATCACCCGCATCTGGGTATCATGCTGGACAGTTTTCACGTCCTGGCGCAGGGGGAAGGAGCGCTGGAGATAATGGCCATCCCGGCCGACAAGCTTTACTTTATACAAATGGCTGATGCTGCCGCCCGTCCTTATCCGGCTATGCCGGTAGACAAATGGAGCCGCCATCATCGCTGTTTTCCCGGCAGAGGCACATTGGCGGTGACGGCGTTTGTCGTGGCCGCGCAGCAGGCGGGATACCAAGACGTCTGGTCGCTGGAGATTTTCAACGATCGCTATCGGCAAACGGCGCCTGCGGCCGTGGCTGCTGAGGGCTTTGCGTCCCTGTGGTGGCTGGAGCGGCATTTACCCCCACGGGGTCAGGCCGGCGCCGCCGTCTGTGGGGGTTAA
- the mepS gene encoding bifunctional murein DD-endopeptidase/murein LD-carboxypeptidase: MVKSQPILRYVLRLIPAVAVAAMLSACSTSHSPKQTADMHAVNDSNHFLLQASQDEFEEMVRNVDIKSKIMDQYADWKGVRYRLGGSTKRGIDCSGFVQMTFREQFGLDLPRSTLDQREIGSRIQRTKLRPGDLVLFSASSTGRHVGIYLGNDQFVHASTSSGVMISNLNKSYWKSRYREARRVLPNEAQS, from the coding sequence ATGGTCAAATCTCAGCCTATCTTGAGATATGTTCTGCGGCTCATCCCCGCAGTGGCGGTTGCTGCCATGCTCTCCGCCTGCAGTACTTCTCATAGCCCGAAACAAACCGCTGACATGCATGCAGTAAACGATTCAAATCATTTTTTACTGCAAGCCTCTCAGGACGAATTTGAAGAAATGGTTCGTAATGTGGATATTAAATCCAAAATTATGGATCAATATGCCGACTGGAAAGGCGTGCGTTACCGCCTCGGCGGCAGTACCAAGCGCGGAATTGATTGCTCCGGTTTCGTACAAATGACATTCCGTGAGCAATTTGGCCTTGACCTGCCACGCTCTACGCTGGATCAACGGGAAATAGGCTCCAGAATTCAACGCACTAAGCTGCGTCCGGGCGACCTGGTGCTGTTTAGCGCCAGCTCAACGGGCCGTCATGTAGGCATCTATCTGGGTAACGATCAATTTGTTCATGCTTCTACCAGCAGTGGCGTGATGATTTCCAACCTGAATAAAAGCTACTGGAAATCCCGTTACCGTGAAGCCCGGCGGGTGTTGCCCAACGAAGCACAAAGTTAA